The Candidatus Glassbacteria bacterium region ACGATTGTCCAACTGCAGCCCGATGGATCGCAGGATGAACACCAACACACCTCCCAGGAGAACCCCGGTGAGACCGCCAAACAGGGACAACAAGGCAGTTTCAGTCAACAGCAGCCGGCGCACAAAGCCCTCGGAGGCGCCGAGAGCGCGAATAGTTCCGATTTCGCCTGTACGCTCGATGACCTCGACGACGAGCAGGTTCACAATGACAATCATGGCCGCCAGGGCAAACAATAGGAAACCCGCGTTGTACACAAGGCGAAGGAGCAATACGAGGCGAGCCGACATACCGGCGGTGGTCCGCCAGTCCCTCGTACGCACCGAGAGCTCCGCAGCACGGAATTCGCTGTTCAACATACCAAGGACCCGAGCAGGATTGGCACCGGGTCTCAGCCGCAGAAGTATGAAATGCCAGACTCCGGATCGCGGTTCCAGGTCTTCAGGTGCGTCGGAGGGCTCGGAGAGAACGCGTTTGACATCCTGCAGGGTCAGCTCTTCTGAAGGCACCTCCTAGGTCTGCTCCGCGTCCTGGAACAGGGCCTCCATTTCCGCGCCGAGCAGGCTCGTAGTCTCTGCGGGAGGTTCGTAGGCGGAACTCCTGGCCAGGGTCAAACCGAGCAAGCCCCGCAGCGTCTGGGCGTCCACCAGTACCGTGGACTCGAGCAGAGGATTGGAGATATCGAAGTCCACGATGCCCGTCAGGAGTACTTCCTCGATGCGAAAGCCCCGCTTACCGAACATGTTCAACATCACAGGATCGCCGGTGGAAGGTCGCCGACCGGTTCGTGTCTCAATTTCCTCCGCCCGGATAGAGGAAATCATGGCACCGGCATGCCCCGGCTCCAGAAGCTTTCCCTCGATCAGGGTCGAGCGGGGAAACGTTTGAAAATAGGTGGAGGCATCGATGCAGAAGACCGGAAGCGGTCTTCTGGTACCGCAGAGATCAACCACCGCGGCGCCGGAGATCAGTGGGGTAACCCGCTCAATCTCAGGAAACCGGCACAGGATATCCATGACCGCGGGAAACTCGCGGATGACCGGAAGCGGCGTATACTCCCCGATTGCCGGCGTTTCATCTCCGAAAAGACCAAAGGATCTGGAGCTGATCGCAGCCACAGCCAGTTCCCCGGTGAAGCTCCGGGCAAAGGAACGGCTCAAGCCCGCATCTGTGCTTTCCAGGATCGAGTTTCCGAAGAACAGCAGGGCGACCGCCGCCGCGATCAATCCGGCAATTAGGAAACTCCGCCGGATGCGGCGAATAACGTTACGCGCTGCAA contains the following coding sequences:
- a CDS encoding FtsX-like permease family protein; the protein is MLNSEFRAAELSVRTRDWRTTAGMSARLVLLLRLVYNAGFLLFALAAMIVIVNLLVVEVIERTGEIGTIRALGASEGFVRRLLLTETALLSLFGGLTGVLLGGVLVFILRSIGLQLDNRLLQSLFGGNILKPTASPAMAVLSIVVSLAIGLLSCAYPVHLAMQVQPAQALSS